Below is a genomic region from Medicago truncatula cultivar Jemalong A17 chromosome 3, MtrunA17r5.0-ANR, whole genome shotgun sequence.
TTCGCAAGATACGCACGTGTCATCACAAGGGATGCCTCGAGTGGTGAGGTTAACACAAGTAGGAAGGCATTGATGTGCAAAACGCCACATGAAAGAGGTAACATAGGGTTGAATTTTCATATTCCAAATATTCTTCCAATGGAGATCAGTTTGCGTAGGAGGCGGTGGGTGAAGGAGGTCAACACAAATGTAGGAGGCTGACTTTTTTGTGTAATTATCATCAGTAGATACCTTCCAAATTCTTGTGTCTTCCATAGAACATGTGAAAAGGGAAGTAGAGATCACAACGACCACCACTTGAGAAGTAAAAAGTGAATTTACCAGATTATGATTCCAAGAGAGCAAATCCGGGTTCATAAGATGATTCACTGTGATATCTTCAAGGTCTGGGGGCGGTAATGTATCATGATTATGAGTTGGGAGGTTACGTAGACCACACATTAATTTTCGAACCATTAACAATCTTCCATCGAAGGTCCAAAGTAAGTAAAGATTGGGCACTCCAAAGACTCCTCCATGTGTAGCTTGGATTGTGACCAAAAGGTGCATCCAAGAAATCTCGACGAGGAAAGTATTTGGCTATGAACAGGGCCGGCCCATAGCCCGTCGAGGCTGGGCGACGACACCGGGCCTCCAATTTTTTGGggcccaaaaaaaaatatatatatatatatatttatatgtaagacacgaaaataatggttatatatctattaaaagcaaattaatttaatttgtacaGCTTGCTTTAGTGGTGTGGCCACTTTTTGTTGAGTGTGAGGTCATGTGTTCAAGacccacttatttatttttttggggcccagatttttttttttgcatcccttatAGAATTAAAATCGGACCTATAAATTTGTTAAGACGGCCCTGACTATAAACACATGAGTAAGTAAGGAGTTAGAGTCGGTAATGAGTTTTCCGCTTCGCTTACCAAGCATTGAAACGGAAGCCTAGGCCACCGAAGGCTTTTGTGCGTTGTGAAAATAACATATAAGATAAATACCACATCATCCGTTCCTTATTACATGAATTTCTTGCAAAATCGAcgtgttaaaaaaatgttaaagtaataaatttgtttgaaattatGATTTAGTTTTACATGTTTATCCCTATAACATTAATATCATCActcaatagaaaatatatttacgtTTTTGAATGGtaagttaaatagaaacattcaattaacattaattttatGCGATAAAAATGTATATCTTtcggtcattattataagtaaaaatttacattttagattcattcaataaacgATGTATGTGATTTATAATGTAGattatatacattatttattcaatgaacttaaaatatgaattttttcttataataataatgacCGAGATAGTAAGTGTTAAAAAACAGTGCTCTTAACAATTCTcggtagatttttttttatttttttttgaaatacagTAGAAAATATCTTGTGGAGCCTTAATTTTTCATTCGACCAAACAAGAACTAATCAATGTCGGGTGTAATAATAGTCCTAGCTAAAGAAATAAAGAATGTGAACATTGTCCAACATTTGTGCTACGTTCATCATAAACGCTCAAGCACATGTAGATACGTTCATATGTGGACTGTGCACGAGTTTGGTTGGCAAGGGACATTTTTCATTTGCTTTCATACATGATACGATACATGTGTTATGTGTTACAAACACAAACGGAATCTTTGCATGAAATAATGACAAAGATTCACCTCCACGTGGCTAGATACATTCACCAAACACGTCTAACCACATGGTATCTTTGGTTGACAATTGACGAGTTTTAATggaataaaatcataaatgtagtcttttaagttattactcttttcaatttagtttttaaattatataaaataaaataaactaccGTTAAACATGACATATTGGTATTCgtttatttgttctttttattacATTAACATACGTAacttatgaaattttgattaaaattattttgattttgattgaaattataagtatagatatttataataaatcatgtttaaaatttttaataaataattttaagtgtacttttcaatttaattaatctcTTGAGTATATATAAAAAACCTGTCAAATTAGTCTATAAGATTTTGATCGCATGACTAAATTGATAAACTTTATACATTTTAGAGattctttattatatatttatataatttagggATTGAATTGAAGAATTTTATGTCAACTTAGGTTAGTCTAATTGATAAGGACTCAACTCATATTTTATAATGCTGCGAGTTTAACTCTTGCAGTTAGTGTCAGGAAGTAAGTGTCTTTATAAATGTCTTGAGCCTTAAGGCATTTCTTGATGTTGATATGTTTCTGGATTCAACTCacctaaacttttattttataatttttttttgaagaattttattcaattttgatGTTTAAGAAAAGCCAAGGTCAATTTTGAATCcttcacttttttctttcttttttagttttcgGTTGGACAATTTTAGACCTCAAAAATATGTCTGGTTAACGTCCACACACACCCTTAAAAAAATCTTCACACCCTTCTTCTCCTTTTGTTTACTTTTCCTTGCACCAATTTGcctcctctttctcttcttcaaccTTCAAACAAACTCTTCATCCGTCTTTGACCGTAACAGTACAAGTTCCAACTTTTTTGCATACCTTTTATTAAATACCTACTTAGGTGCATATTTTGTATTGTTGTGTATCTATTTATTAagcttctttctctctttaacACCACTTTTACATTTGTGTACGTTTTCAagagttgtttcttgttattgttgttgttattgctgATACTTTGAATTTGTGAGAGGAATATGGTAGGAGCAATATCTGTTATTGGTTCATCAATGATGGACTCACACACTGGTCCATGTTTGTGTGTGGATGCACTTCCAACAACTAATATGAATCTCAAGATTGGTTGTGGGGATGTTGTTTTGTGGAAGAATTTGATGGGAAAGAAGCATTTGGAAAAGCGCGGCGGCGGAAGAACTATGGGGTTGAGTAGTTCTTTTACTGATCCTGGAAGAGAATGGAGAGTCAAGTTTAGCAGAAGTTGCAAGAAGCAAAGGAGTGAAGATAGGAGAGTTACCATTGTTAGTGAGCTTGGTGGTCAATATGAGGACACTTTTGAGGatgttaaaacggtaaaatgaTCTAAATTTTGttggttgaatttgtgattttgaaCTGATTCAATGTTtgtaacatagttttttttttattttgttgttttatcaTGTAAACTTTCTCATTAATGACGTAGATACAAACATATTTTGAGTCAAGATTAGACGATTCATATTTTGAGTTTgtatttaaaatctttttagGTGAAATTAAATCTTAACCTAATATTGATGCTATAACTACGAGATTCAAGTCTCTAGTAGCAACCTATTAATCCCTGACACCGACAAAAAACCTTATACGACACTGACACGGATTGAAAGAATTAtgattatttgaaaatttatgtaaTAAATGTGATGCTTTCCTTTTGTATTTCCTCAATTTTTAATCTGTACATGTAATTcattacatttattttcttatagttTCTCAAATGCTACtttaaaatttagttaaaaaataaaatgctgCTTTAAAATTTTCTCCATTAGAAATTAATATGAATGTACTCATATATCTTGGAGCCTGCTGTTCAATAATGATCATTTCTTTGAAGTCATAATTCTATAGTTCATAGTTACAGAGCCATCTCAAATTAACAACTCATCAAGATGCATATTCTAAGCAGCTTGCATGTTCAATCAAGAGTTATGAaacttttatattaaattagCATATGGATTTTTTAACATATCTTCCACTATCACCATTTTGTTGCTATTTAAAGTGTTGAAAGGAATCTAACACAGCTCATTTTGTAAACAGCAAATGCTCAACTATTTCACGTACAAGGCTGTGAGGACTGTTATGCAGCAGCTGTATGAGATGAACCCACCTAAATACACGTGGTTTTATAAGTAAGTTAATTCTTTATTCTAGGAAGAATATTTTAATGAAAACCTTGAAAATTATGTTTTCTATTTAGACGCATGGTTAGAGTGTTTTGGATTTCCACGATGACTCGAATATAGGCAAACCCCTTTCTTCTCGAGGGTTTTCCACAAAATCTCTCTAGGCACTATCACATGTCTTTtgaaaatcaatgaaaactactccatccgttcctaaatataagcaaat
It encodes:
- the LOC11438053 gene encoding chaperonin-like RbcX protein 2, chloroplastic is translated as MVGAISVIGSSMMDSHTGPCLCVDALPTTNMNLKIGCGDVVLWKNLMGKKHLEKRGGGRTMGLSSSFTDPGREWRVKFSRSCKKQRSEDRRVTIVSELGGQYEDTFEDVKTQMLNYFTYKAVRTVMQQLYEMNPPKYTWFYNFVVSNKPQDGKRFIRLLGKEQQELAERVMLTRLNLYAKWVKKCNHAEIYNQISDENLELMRERLMETVIWPSDDSSSELIG